The following proteins are co-located in the Geovibrio ferrireducens genome:
- the argS gene encoding arginine--tRNA ligase, protein MKAVIKSLIDKAVEEILKESGLEAELPEYTVEVPNNKDHGDFAANAALKLSKSLRKNPFDIAADIAGRMKHSLIEKCEPVRPGFINFFISKTFYTDLLRDCISSDSPFMSDMGGGRKAMVEFVSANPTGPLHIGHGRNAAYGDSLARILKAAGFEVMTEYYVNDAGKQMSNLGKSIYVRYLQVCGQDVEFPEDGYKGDYITDIAKELHKIHGGKLLSMNEAEALNIAFEYGLEDIRGGIEADLKEFRVTFQRWFSEKSLYESGEVEECLTELRTLGHVYDSEGAVWFASTKFGDDKDRVVKRQNGEYTYFASDIAYHRNKFRRGVRTSIDVWGADHHGYVKRLASAVYSLGIEDFDFNVSLIQMVNLIKDGERASMSTRAGEFITLKWLIDEIGVDAARFFYLMRDFEAQFDFDIDLAKKRTSDNPVYYVQYAHARVYGLYSKAAEQGLEWEKGANLHLLELDEEKEIIRKLYELKGIVETAAFHRQPHRVIYYLQELASMFHSYYYNNVIINPESPELSGARLSLCAGVAAAVRFGLDLLGVSAPERM, encoded by the coding sequence TTGAAGGCTGTCATTAAATCCCTTATCGATAAAGCAGTTGAGGAAATATTAAAGGAAAGCGGGCTTGAAGCCGAACTGCCGGAATACACCGTTGAAGTGCCTAACAACAAGGATCACGGCGATTTCGCGGCGAATGCTGCCCTTAAGCTCTCAAAATCCTTAAGAAAAAACCCGTTTGACATAGCCGCTGACATAGCGGGAAGGATGAAGCATTCTCTTATCGAAAAATGCGAGCCCGTCCGTCCCGGTTTTATAAATTTCTTTATATCAAAAACCTTTTATACCGACCTTCTCCGTGACTGCATAAGTTCTGACTCCCCCTTCATGTCTGACATGGGCGGAGGGAGAAAGGCGATGGTGGAGTTTGTAAGCGCCAACCCCACAGGGCCGCTTCACATAGGTCACGGCCGCAACGCCGCATACGGGGACAGTCTGGCACGGATACTTAAAGCCGCCGGATTTGAGGTTATGACAGAATATTACGTGAATGACGCAGGCAAGCAGATGAGCAACCTCGGCAAAAGCATTTATGTGCGCTACCTTCAGGTGTGCGGGCAGGATGTTGAGTTCCCGGAGGACGGCTACAAGGGTGACTACATAACAGACATAGCAAAAGAGCTCCATAAAATACACGGCGGCAAGCTTCTTTCAATGAATGAGGCCGAGGCGCTGAACATCGCCTTTGAATACGGCCTTGAGGATATAAGGGGCGGAATAGAGGCGGATCTGAAAGAGTTCCGTGTCACATTCCAGAGATGGTTCAGCGAAAAATCCCTGTACGAAAGCGGAGAGGTTGAGGAATGCCTTACTGAACTCCGCACCCTTGGCCATGTCTATGACAGTGAAGGTGCTGTGTGGTTTGCCTCAACAAAATTCGGCGATGATAAAGACAGGGTGGTTAAACGTCAGAACGGCGAATACACCTACTTTGCCTCAGACATAGCCTACCACCGCAACAAATTCAGAAGAGGGGTGAGAACCAGTATCGATGTCTGGGGAGCTGACCACCACGGTTACGTGAAAAGGCTTGCCTCAGCGGTTTACTCCCTCGGCATAGAGGACTTTGATTTCAATGTTTCGCTGATTCAGATGGTGAATCTTATTAAGGACGGTGAACGCGCCTCCATGTCCACCCGTGCGGGTGAGTTCATCACGCTGAAATGGCTCATAGACGAAATAGGTGTGGATGCGGCAAGGTTCTTCTACCTTATGAGAGATTTTGAAGCTCAGTTCGACTTTGACATAGACCTTGCCAAAAAGCGCACTTCGGACAACCCTGTTTATTATGTTCAGTATGCCCACGCAAGGGTTTACGGGCTTTACTCCAAGGCTGCGGAGCAGGGGCTTGAATGGGAGAAGGGAGCTAACCTTCATCTCCTTGAGCTTGATGAAGAAAAAGAAATAATAAGAAAGCTTTATGAACTTAAAGGCATAGTGGAGACTGCGGCATTCCACAGACAGCCCCACAGAGTGATATACTACCTTCAGGAGCTGGCCTCTATGTTCCACTCCTACTATTACAATAACGTTATCATAAACCCGGAAAGCCCTGAACTCTCCGGAGCCAGACTGAGCCTCTGCGCAGGTGTTGCCGCTGCTGTGCGTTTCGGTCTTGACCTCCTCGGAGTGAGCGCGCCGGAAAGGATGTAA
- a CDS encoding GGDEF domain-containing response regulator codes for MIEAESGLIDKLSILYVEDEDSIRERLSRFLQRRTQTLYQASNGREGLEMFLEHKPDIIITDIRMPVMDGLSMAEQIREHNTDIPIIITTGHNDEEFFLRSIDIGIDKYIKKPINFKEFIQVLIRTAKTVIQQKELDSKNQFIKTILDINPQMLLITDGEKISYLNKSFLKFIKCEHIDQFQDKFGSIDYFLIEKDDSFYRNKPFSEWVKTVINSPEKDHMLIMTNDLQHKDPNNSDNSSFMIRVNKVPGHAEWLLSFSDITKLEQEKELYMVMSNQDYLTGIFNRKKFYDELNKEIDRVRRYSQKLSVIMFDVDHFKMVNDTYGHQVGDTVLQEISAIVQRAIRKTDVFARYGGEEFTVLMPGTSRQGATEIAERLRVEIENAAFPHTGRITCSFGVAEIDDHDNSDTFINKADVALYKAKDKGRNMVEVFDSGGIICKK; via the coding sequence GTGATTGAAGCGGAAAGCGGGCTGATTGACAAGCTCTCCATACTTTATGTCGAAGATGAGGATTCCATAAGGGAGCGCCTTTCCCGTTTCCTCCAGAGGCGCACTCAGACCCTGTATCAGGCATCCAACGGCCGCGAAGGGCTTGAGATGTTCCTTGAACACAAACCGGACATCATAATAACCGACATCCGCATGCCCGTCATGGACGGCCTCAGCATGGCAGAGCAGATCCGCGAGCATAATACAGACATACCCATTATAATAACCACCGGGCATAATGACGAGGAATTCTTCCTCCGCTCCATAGACATAGGCATTGATAAATACATAAAGAAACCCATCAACTTCAAGGAATTCATACAGGTGCTGATACGCACGGCGAAAACCGTTATTCAGCAGAAAGAGCTGGATTCCAAAAACCAGTTCATCAAAACCATACTGGATATTAACCCGCAGATGCTTTTAATCACTGACGGCGAAAAAATATCTTATCTCAATAAGTCATTCCTGAAATTCATAAAATGCGAACATATCGACCAGTTTCAGGATAAGTTCGGCTCCATAGACTACTTCCTGATCGAAAAAGATGACAGCTTCTACCGAAACAAGCCTTTCAGCGAGTGGGTGAAAACCGTAATAAACAGCCCAGAGAAAGACCATATGCTGATAATGACAAACGATCTCCAGCATAAGGACCCCAACAACTCGGACAATTCCTCTTTCATGATAAGGGTTAATAAAGTTCCGGGGCACGCTGAATGGCTGCTGAGTTTCAGTGACATAACCAAGCTTGAGCAGGAGAAGGAGCTCTACATGGTTATGTCCAATCAGGATTACCTCACGGGCATATTCAACAGAAAGAAATTTTATGACGAACTGAACAAAGAGATAGACAGGGTTCGCAGATACAGCCAGAAGCTCAGCGTGATAATGTTTGATGTCGACCATTTCAAAATGGTTAACGACACTTACGGGCATCAGGTCGGAGATACCGTGCTTCAGGAGATCTCAGCCATTGTTCAGAGGGCGATCCGCAAGACGGATGTATTTGCCCGTTACGGGGGCGAGGAGTTCACAGTGCTTATGCCCGGAACCTCCCGTCAGGGCGCTACCGAGATAGCGGAAAGGCTTCGGGTGGAAATAGAAAACGCAGCTTTCCCCCATACTGGCAGAATAACATGCAGCTTCGGCGTGGCGGAAATTGATGACCATGACAATTCAGACACCTTCATAAACAAAGCGGATGTAGCCCTCTATAAAGCTAAAGACAAAGGGCGAAACATGGTCGAGGTTTTTGACAGCGGCGGAATTATATGCAAAAAGTAG
- the ftsE gene encoding cell division ATP-binding protein FtsE — protein MIKLYNVNVSFFGEKKALDGVNLKVAPGEFLYITGESGAGKSTLLRLIYADLNPTRGIVMVDGQNVSNMNHKTIPYLRRSIGVVFQDFKLLEEKTVYDNLRMALEIYYLKPKVMEEKIFPLLRKLGIFVKRDTIVKKLSGGEKQRVAIARALINEPKVILADEPTGNLDNDNADSIMRLLLENRDKGSTVIVATHDQRLMEHFPARMVELKYGKIKSDSATGFKAPEKEENDED, from the coding sequence ATGATAAAGCTATACAATGTTAACGTATCTTTTTTTGGCGAAAAGAAAGCTCTGGACGGTGTAAACCTCAAGGTCGCCCCCGGCGAGTTCCTCTATATTACCGGGGAAAGCGGAGCCGGGAAATCCACACTGCTCAGGCTGATTTACGCCGATCTCAACCCCACCAGAGGCATAGTCATGGTGGACGGTCAGAATGTCAGCAATATGAACCATAAGACAATCCCATACCTCAGACGCAGCATAGGCGTAGTTTTTCAGGACTTTAAGCTTCTTGAGGAAAAAACGGTTTATGATAATCTCCGCATGGCGCTTGAGATATATTACCTCAAGCCGAAAGTGATGGAGGAAAAGATATTCCCCCTTCTGCGGAAGCTGGGCATCTTCGTTAAGCGTGACACAATTGTGAAAAAGCTCTCCGGCGGTGAAAAGCAGAGGGTGGCAATAGCCCGTGCCCTGATAAACGAACCGAAGGTAATTCTGGCGGATGAGCCCACGGGGAACCTTGATAACGATAACGCAGATTCCATAATGCGCCTGCTCCTCGAAAACAGGGACAAGGGCTCCACAGTTATAGTCGCAACCCATGACCAGAGGCTGATGGAGCACTTTCCGGCTCGGATGGTGGAACTGAAATACGGCAAAATAAAATCAGACAGCGCCACAGGCTTCAAAGCCCCCGAAAAGGAGGAAAACGATGAAGATTAG
- a CDS encoding cell division protein FtsX, giving the protein MKISVVLRNGFRLFRETLSLNLASVITVITVLFIYSTFVIIGSSSDTFLKEITKTDSMRVYVKSSSKTSIEALLKQLEETDGVESLKYYSPDDAYNYLKGSTVNINYLDKIPAELFPAFIEISIKEDFQDVTRLREMERRVMALANVDVASYGEKWIQNFNDIRSAVKIFLVVLTLLLTVSVGIIIFNTIRLSLFRYREDIKIYNLVGATRTFIETPYMICSFVEISIAYAISSSFVYLFMLFLNVKLLAPVGLNFIVLPDIFYFIKTYVYLAVISAVASMISVASFLNKVKSINES; this is encoded by the coding sequence ATGAAGATTAGCGTTGTTCTCCGCAACGGGTTCAGACTTTTCAGGGAAACCCTCTCCCTTAACCTCGCATCCGTCATAACAGTTATAACAGTGCTTTTCATCTACAGCACCTTCGTGATAATCGGCAGTTCGTCTGACACCTTCCTGAAAGAGATCACCAAGACCGATTCCATGAGGGTTTATGTTAAGTCATCCTCCAAAACCTCCATTGAAGCTCTTTTGAAACAGCTTGAGGAGACAGACGGGGTGGAAAGCCTTAAGTATTACTCGCCCGATGACGCATATAACTACCTGAAAGGCTCCACGGTAAACATAAACTATCTGGACAAAATACCCGCCGAGCTTTTCCCGGCTTTTATAGAAATAAGCATAAAGGAAGACTTTCAGGATGTTACCCGCCTCAGGGAGATGGAGCGCAGGGTAATGGCTCTTGCCAATGTTGATGTGGCAAGCTACGGTGAAAAATGGATTCAGAACTTCAATGATATACGCTCAGCGGTGAAAATCTTTCTGGTGGTGCTCACCCTGCTGCTCACCGTTTCCGTGGGCATAATAATTTTCAACACAATCCGCCTCAGCCTGTTCCGCTACAGGGAGGATATTAAAATCTACAACCTCGTGGGCGCGACCAGAACATTTATAGAGACCCCGTACATGATCTGCTCATTCGTGGAGATAAGCATAGCCTACGCCATATCATCCTCATTTGTGTATCTGTTCATGCTGTTTCTGAACGTTAAGCTGCTTGCCCCTGTGGGTCTTAACTTCATTGTGCTCCCTGATATTTTCTACTTTATCAAAACCTATGTCTACCTTGCGGTTATAAGCGCGGTAGCCAGTATGATAAGCGTTGCCTCCTTCCTGAATAAGGTGAAAAGCATAAATGAATCTTAA
- a CDS encoding murein hydrolase activator EnvC family protein, with translation MNLKAAAAGLLLLTAAYASADYYEDRLKETRSYLTDIKKRLDEERRQIDKIDNTKKTVALKVDNLNETLDVQGKMISELTGESVQLRREVQALERETKTLNSEIATIRDSVETSNIYLIDNIEYVNIKLLLFTRESRDTIKNMEIVENINTILMKKADEIAAKSARLRQVKDEKEGKSRDIEHLLRMKQRLVDEYNTEKTKLNQLVAVMEQDKESKREYIKILSQKQQDFEKKMDRIRVQLEENRKKEKADEGDATLFGRLKGKMDWPLEGEIIEFFGPKKVEGFQGTIQNKGIKISPSKHGDVRAVSEGTVKYVDNIRGFGNLVIVGHPGAYYSLYANMGRVNVQTGNNVAAGQAIGSVAVDQQPETPYLYFEIRKHNEALNPAEWLKPVRR, from the coding sequence ATGAATCTTAAAGCCGCCGCCGCAGGCCTGCTGCTGCTCACAGCCGCATACGCCTCTGCCGATTATTACGAAGACAGGCTTAAGGAAACCAGAAGCTACCTGACCGACATAAAAAAACGGCTGGACGAGGAACGCAGACAGATCGACAAAATTGATAATACCAAAAAAACCGTTGCCCTAAAGGTGGATAACCTCAACGAAACTCTGGATGTGCAGGGAAAAATGATCTCCGAACTCACCGGGGAGTCCGTGCAGCTCAGGAGAGAGGTTCAGGCGCTGGAAAGGGAAACAAAAACACTCAACAGCGAAATAGCCACCATAAGGGACTCGGTGGAGACCAGCAACATTTACCTGATTGACAACATAGAGTATGTGAATATCAAGCTTCTGCTCTTCACCAGAGAATCAAGGGACACCATAAAAAACATGGAGATAGTGGAAAATATAAACACTATCCTGATGAAAAAAGCGGATGAAATTGCCGCCAAATCCGCCCGCCTCCGGCAGGTAAAGGATGAAAAAGAAGGAAAGTCCCGCGATATTGAGCATCTTCTCCGCATGAAGCAGCGTCTAGTGGATGAGTACAACACAGAAAAAACAAAACTAAACCAGCTTGTTGCTGTCATGGAACAGGATAAGGAAAGCAAGCGGGAATACATAAAAATCCTCAGCCAAAAACAGCAGGATTTTGAAAAAAAGATGGACAGAATCCGTGTTCAGCTTGAGGAAAACCGTAAAAAGGAAAAGGCCGATGAAGGGGACGCAACCCTGTTCGGAAGGCTTAAGGGAAAGATGGACTGGCCCCTGGAGGGAGAAATCATAGAATTTTTCGGCCCCAAGAAAGTTGAGGGTTTTCAGGGTACAATTCAGAATAAGGGAATAAAAATCAGCCCTTCAAAACACGGAGATGTGCGGGCTGTATCCGAGGGAACGGTAAAATATGTGGATAACATAAGAGGGTTCGGAAATCTGGTCATTGTCGGACACCCCGGCGCATACTACTCTCTGTACGCAAATATGGGCAGAGTAAACGTGCAGACCGGAAACAATGTGGCCGCAGGACAGGCAATAGGCTCCGTAGCTGTTGACCAGCAGCCTGAAACGCCTTATCTTTACTTTGAAATACGTAAGCATAACGAAGCTCTCAACCCTGCTGAGTGGCTTAAACCCGTTAGGAGATAA
- a CDS encoding S41 family peptidase: MNFKKKLLPLLAASALLIFLAASGIFIKETGTASAKSSRYENLDSFTEVMYLIEKNYVEPVENKTLVDGAIKGMLQGLDPHSTYFTEKEYKDFQVETKGEFGGLGITIGMRDNILTVIAPIEDTPAFRAGLKSGDKIIKIEDNATTGLSLEDAVNKLRGKPGTNITVTIHRDSIPKPFDVTLTRAIIKVKAVKADMIGKDVAYIRVTQFKEDVSGEIKTAIEQLRKNKYKGIIVDLRNNPGGLLSEAINVSSIFLPSGKEVVYTKDRTGKDQHFKSSTFTLREEKTPLVLLVNEGSASASEILAGAIQDYKRGVLVGKKTYGKASVQSIIPLRDGSAVKLTTAKYYTPKGRMIHDKGIEPDLSVEDVSDNVTLTQEEIDKLAADISKPVIDLQRDEQLKAAVEKLREMIKNG, encoded by the coding sequence ATGAACTTCAAAAAGAAACTTTTACCGCTTCTCGCAGCGTCCGCCCTTCTTATTTTTCTGGCCGCTTCGGGAATATTCATCAAGGAAACCGGCACAGCTTCCGCCAAGTCCAGCAGGTATGAAAACCTGGACTCGTTCACGGAAGTTATGTATCTGATAGAAAAAAACTATGTTGAGCCTGTTGAGAACAAAACCCTTGTGGACGGAGCCATAAAAGGCATGCTTCAGGGTCTTGACCCCCACTCAACCTACTTCACCGAAAAAGAGTACAAGGACTTTCAGGTGGAGACCAAGGGTGAGTTCGGCGGACTGGGCATAACCATAGGCATGAGGGACAATATCCTCACCGTTATAGCCCCCATTGAGGACACGCCCGCATTCAGAGCCGGACTCAAATCCGGCGATAAAATCATCAAGATAGAAGACAACGCCACAACAGGCCTGTCCCTTGAAGATGCGGTTAACAAGCTCAGGGGCAAGCCCGGAACAAACATCACAGTAACCATCCACCGCGACAGCATCCCGAAACCCTTTGACGTGACCCTCACCAGAGCCATCATCAAGGTTAAGGCAGTTAAGGCGGACATGATCGGCAAGGATGTTGCCTACATAAGGGTAACCCAGTTCAAAGAGGATGTATCCGGAGAGATCAAAACCGCAATCGAACAGCTGAGAAAAAATAAATATAAGGGCATAATAGTTGACCTGCGCAATAACCCCGGCGGTCTGCTCAGCGAGGCTATAAATGTTTCAAGCATATTCCTCCCCTCCGGCAAAGAGGTTGTGTACACCAAGGACAGAACAGGCAAGGATCAGCACTTCAAGTCATCCACATTCACCCTGAGGGAGGAGAAAACCCCGCTTGTGCTCCTTGTTAACGAAGGATCGGCCTCAGCGTCCGAAATCCTCGCCGGAGCCATTCAGGACTATAAAAGAGGCGTTCTTGTCGGTAAAAAAACCTACGGCAAAGCCTCAGTTCAGTCGATAATACCTCTCAGGGACGGTTCCGCTGTCAAACTCACAACGGCGAAATACTACACGCCCAAAGGCAGAATGATCCACGATAAGGGCATAGAGCCCGACCTTTCTGTTGAGGATGTTTCGGATAACGTTACCCTTACTCAGGAAGAGATAGACAAGCTCGCCGCTGATATAAGCAAGCCTGTGATCGACCTCCAGAGGGACGAACAGCTTAAAGCCGCTGTGGAAAAACTGAGGGAAATGATAAAAAATGGCTGA